The Thermotoga sp. genome window below encodes:
- a CDS encoding cation diffusion facilitator family transporter: MKKKLLFSVWLNSLITIAEVIGGLMSGSLALLGDSLHNFSDTMSLLASFIAIKIGERSKNEKYTFGYRRSEIIVAFLNSISVVIISILIVVESVRRLLHPTVVHATVLLYVSLVGLAANLFSVFLLHEHSRESMNIRSAYLHLIADTLSSILVVAGAVLMKAWEMYWLDPVIAAGITVYMLKEAYELLRESLEVLMEASPNLSFESIKREIEEIEGVKNAHHFHAWRVGEKEIHFECHVEVVENMELKDAQRIIDEIEARLREHGVTHVTVQLECDRCQGRMICS, encoded by the coding sequence TTGAAAAAGAAACTCCTCTTTTCCGTGTGGCTGAACTCTCTCATCACCATCGCCGAAGTGATAGGAGGACTTATGTCCGGGAGTCTTGCCCTTCTGGGGGACTCCCTCCACAACTTCTCCGACACTATGAGCCTTCTTGCGAGCTTCATAGCCATAAAGATCGGTGAAAGGTCGAAAAACGAGAAGTACACGTTCGGTTACAGGAGAAGCGAAATAATTGTGGCCTTTCTGAATTCCATATCCGTGGTGATAATATCGATACTGATAGTTGTGGAGTCGGTGAGAAGATTGCTGCACCCTACCGTGGTTCACGCGACGGTTCTTCTCTACGTTTCACTGGTGGGGCTTGCTGCCAACCTCTTTTCGGTTTTTCTCCTCCATGAACACAGTAGAGAAAGCATGAACATTCGATCCGCCTACCTCCATCTCATAGCGGATACGTTGTCCTCCATCCTCGTTGTCGCCGGCGCCGTGCTGATGAAGGCCTGGGAGATGTACTGGCTGGATCCTGTGATCGCTGCCGGCATCACGGTGTACATGCTCAAAGAAGCGTACGAGTTACTGAGAGAATCTCTGGAGGTCTTGATGGAAGCATCCCCGAATCTGAGCTTTGAGAGCATAAAAAGGGAGATAGAAGAAATAGAAGGTGTGAAGAATGCGCACCATTTTCATGCCTGGAGAGTCGGAGAAAAGGAAATTCACTTTGAATGTCATGTGGAAGTGGTGGAAAACATGGAATTGAAAGATGCCCAAAGGATTATCGATGAAATCGAAGCACGATTGAGAGAGCACGGTGTCACCCATGTAACCGTTCAGCTGGAATGTGATCGCTGCCAAGGGAGGATGATCTGCAGTTAG
- a CDS encoding TrpB-like pyridoxal phosphate-dependent enzyme, with protein MRVVVNLKPSEIPRHWYNVLADLPFKLDPPLDPETRGPVSPEKLSVIFPMSLIEQEMSDKRFIEIPEAVLKEYAVYRPTPLIRATFLEEYLQTPARIYYKHEGVSPTGSHKPNTAIAQAYYNKIEGVKRLVTETGAGQWGSALSYAGAKFGLEVKVFMVKVSYHQKPMRKYMMNLFGGKVTPSPSEETNFGRRLLKENPENPGSLGIAISEALEVTVSNPDTKYSLGSVLNHVLLHQTVIGLEIKKQLELLGEKPDVILGCHGGGSNFGGTILPFIPEKLSGRDIRFVACEPVACPSLTKGKYDYDFGDTAGLTPLLKMYTLGKDFIPPKIHAGGLRYHGSAPIIARLVKEGLVEARAFDQKEAFEAAKLFARLEGIIPAPESAHAIAGAIREAKKAKDEGKERVIVFTLSGHGLLDLTAYA; from the coding sequence ATGAGAGTTGTTGTGAACTTGAAACCGAGTGAAATACCGAGGCACTGGTACAATGTGCTCGCAGACCTGCCGTTCAAACTGGATCCACCTCTGGATCCAGAAACAAGGGGACCAGTTTCACCGGAAAAGCTCTCCGTGATATTTCCAATGAGTTTGATCGAACAGGAGATGTCTGACAAACGTTTCATTGAAATCCCAGAAGCCGTTCTGAAAGAGTACGCGGTCTACAGACCCACACCATTGATCAGGGCCACTTTTCTGGAAGAGTACCTTCAAACACCTGCAAGGATTTACTACAAGCACGAAGGTGTGAGTCCCACCGGTAGTCACAAACCCAACACGGCCATTGCACAGGCCTATTACAACAAAATAGAAGGTGTGAAAAGATTGGTCACAGAGACAGGGGCGGGACAATGGGGTAGCGCTCTCTCGTACGCTGGAGCCAAGTTCGGACTGGAAGTGAAGGTCTTCATGGTCAAGGTGAGTTATCATCAAAAGCCCATGAGGAAGTACATGATGAATCTGTTCGGAGGGAAAGTAACACCAAGTCCCAGTGAAGAGACCAACTTTGGAAGAAGACTTTTGAAAGAAAACCCTGAAAACCCTGGAAGTCTGGGCATCGCTATCAGTGAAGCGCTTGAAGTGACCGTGTCGAACCCGGATACGAAGTATTCACTCGGAAGTGTTCTGAACCATGTTCTACTTCATCAAACAGTGATAGGACTGGAGATAAAAAAGCAACTTGAACTCCTCGGAGAAAAGCCCGATGTGATTCTGGGATGTCATGGAGGAGGATCCAACTTCGGTGGAACGATTCTTCCCTTCATACCAGAAAAACTTTCGGGAAGGGATATCAGATTCGTTGCCTGTGAACCAGTTGCCTGCCCCTCCTTGACCAAGGGAAAGTACGATTACGATTTCGGCGATACGGCAGGACTTACTCCCTTGCTCAAGATGTACACACTTGGAAAGGACTTCATCCCTCCGAAAATACACGCAGGTGGTCTCAGATATCATGGATCCGCACCCATAATAGCAAGGCTTGTGAAGGAAGGACTGGTGGAAGCCAGAGCTTTCGATCAGAAGGAAGCGTTCGAAGCAGCGAAACTCTTTGCAAGACTGGAGGGGATAATTCCCGCTCCAGAATCTGCTCACGCCATAGCAGGGGCGATAAGAGAAGCAAAAAAAGCGAAAGATGAAGGAAAAGAACGAGTGATAGTATTCACACTGAGTGGTCACGGACTGCTGGATCTTACAGCGTACGCGTGA
- a CDS encoding fumarate hydratase, translating into MIRAHTVLEKVKKAIVEANVKINEEVREILEKYEGPFSDIIKENYRISKEENLPLCQDTGMVEFFVLLGHEIRLEEPIERTLNRAVEEVYTEYPFRCSVVSDPLFDRINTETNTPTVVHLFQVEGKRLEIRFLVKGGGSENLTMLRMLTPTSGLERIKEIVEEHIRENGAKACPPLHVGVGIGGSADKAVLLSKLALTRSFGERNEDPRYAELERELENELNLLGIGFQGLGKGITVYSVHVEHFPTHIATLPVAVSVDCYLCRKGKVVVEG; encoded by the coding sequence GTGATCAGAGCACACACTGTTCTCGAGAAAGTGAAGAAAGCCATCGTTGAGGCCAACGTGAAGATAAACGAAGAGGTCAGAGAGATCCTCGAGAAGTACGAAGGTCCCTTTTCTGATATAATAAAGGAAAACTACCGCATTTCCAAAGAAGAAAACCTTCCACTCTGTCAGGACACAGGAATGGTGGAGTTCTTTGTTTTACTGGGACACGAGATCAGGTTGGAAGAACCCATCGAACGAACGCTGAACAGAGCGGTCGAAGAGGTCTATACAGAGTACCCTTTCAGATGTTCTGTTGTTTCCGATCCCCTGTTCGATAGGATCAACACAGAGACCAACACTCCCACCGTTGTTCATCTCTTTCAGGTGGAGGGAAAGAGGCTTGAGATCAGATTCCTCGTGAAGGGTGGGGGCAGCGAAAATCTCACGATGTTGCGAATGCTGACCCCAACCTCTGGTTTGGAAAGGATAAAAGAGATTGTGGAGGAACACATCAGAGAAAACGGTGCGAAAGCCTGTCCACCCCTCCACGTTGGAGTTGGAATAGGTGGTTCGGCGGACAAGGCGGTCCTTCTTTCAAAACTTGCTCTCACCAGAAGTTTCGGGGAAAGAAACGAAGATCCAAGGTACGCTGAGCTCGAAAGAGAACTCGAAAACGAACTGAACCTCCTTGGAATAGGATTCCAGGGATTGGGAAAGGGAATAACCGTCTATTCTGTTCATGTAGAACATTTTCCAACCCACATCGCTACCTTGCCCGTTGCCGTCTCGGTGGACTGTTACCTTTGCAGAAAGGGGAAAGTGGTCGTTGAAGGTTGA
- a CDS encoding FumA C-terminus/TtdB family hydratase beta subunit, with protein sequence MKVEELKAGQEIRYSGKLIVMRDQAQKRLKELLEKRKKLPVNLEGQIVFYAGPARTPQGKPMGAIGPTTSARMDDYLEILFELGVIATVGKGKRSRKANEACKKWKRVYFVTPSGTAAALSKRVKNARVLAFEDLGPEAVYEIEVEGFPLVVAIDSEGNSIFKE encoded by the coding sequence TTGAAGGTTGAAGAACTGAAAGCCGGCCAGGAAATACGCTACTCTGGGAAACTCATCGTCATGAGAGATCAGGCCCAGAAGAGACTGAAGGAACTCCTGGAGAAGAGAAAGAAACTGCCTGTGAACCTTGAAGGGCAGATAGTGTTCTACGCGGGACCTGCCAGGACCCCTCAGGGAAAGCCCATGGGTGCCATAGGTCCTACCACGAGCGCCAGAATGGACGACTACCTGGAGATACTTTTTGAACTTGGGGTCATTGCAACGGTGGGAAAGGGAAAAAGATCAAGGAAAGCGAACGAAGCCTGTAAGAAGTGGAAAAGGGTCTACTTTGTAACACCCAGTGGAACGGCCGCGGCCCTTTCGAAGAGAGTGAAAAATGCCAGAGTGCTTGCGTTCGAAGATCTCGGACCCGAAGCTGTTTATGAAATAGAAGTGGAAGGGTTTCCCCTCGTTGTGGCAATAGACAGTGAAGGCAACTCGATCTTCAAGGAGTGA
- a CDS encoding NADP-dependent malic enzyme, producing the protein MNPLEIHRILRGKIRISLPVEKTDKEILSLLYTPGVAEVARACTENPENTYVYTSRWNTVAVVSDGSAVLGLGNIGPYGALPVMEGKAFLFKAFANLDAFPICLSETSEGKIIEIVKSLEPSFGGINLEDIAAPKCFKILERLSEEMDIPVFHDDQQGTAVVVSAAFLNALKLVGKRAEEVKVVVSGIGAAGYNIVRFLLDLGVRNIVAVDRNGILNEENPETCLNEYHLEIARLTNPEGLSGDLEVALAGADFFIGVSRGNIVKPEWIKKMNKKPVVFALANPIPEINPLLAKEAGAFIVATGRSDHPNQVNNLLAFPGIMKGAMERRSRITKNMLFSAVEAIANSCEPHPDRIIPEAFDERVHQNVYHAVKNSS; encoded by the coding sequence ATGAATCCTCTGGAGATACACAGGATTTTGAGGGGAAAGATAAGGATCTCTCTTCCCGTTGAAAAAACAGATAAGGAAATCCTTTCTCTTCTCTACACCCCAGGAGTTGCTGAAGTTGCAAGAGCCTGTACTGAAAATCCAGAGAACACCTACGTCTACACCTCCAGATGGAACACGGTTGCAGTCGTTTCGGATGGAAGCGCTGTTCTTGGGCTCGGAAACATAGGTCCTTACGGGGCTCTTCCTGTGATGGAGGGCAAGGCGTTTCTTTTCAAAGCCTTTGCGAATCTGGATGCCTTTCCCATTTGTCTTTCCGAAACCAGTGAAGGAAAGATCATCGAAATTGTGAAGAGTCTCGAGCCGAGTTTTGGAGGAATAAACCTCGAAGACATAGCTGCACCGAAGTGTTTCAAAATCCTGGAGCGTCTCTCCGAGGAGATGGACATCCCCGTTTTCCACGACGATCAGCAAGGAACGGCTGTTGTTGTGTCTGCGGCCTTTCTCAACGCGCTGAAGCTCGTGGGAAAAAGGGCAGAAGAAGTGAAGGTAGTCGTGAGCGGGATCGGGGCCGCGGGATACAACATCGTCAGGTTCCTTCTGGATCTTGGTGTGAGAAACATTGTGGCAGTTGACAGAAATGGCATCCTGAACGAAGAAAATCCGGAGACTTGCCTGAATGAGTACCACCTGGAGATCGCACGTCTTACAAATCCCGAGGGGCTGTCCGGTGATCTGGAAGTGGCCCTGGCAGGGGCGGACTTTTTCATAGGTGTCTCGAGGGGAAATATCGTGAAACCGGAGTGGATAAAGAAGATGAACAAAAAACCCGTTGTTTTCGCCCTTGCAAATCCTATTCCTGAAATAAACCCGCTCCTTGCAAAGGAAGCAGGTGCCTTCATTGTCGCAACGGGAAGATCAGACCATCCGAACCAGGTGAACAATCTTCTTGCCTTTCCCGGGATCATGAAGGGAGCGATGGAGAGGAGGTCGAGAATCACGAAAAACATGCTCTTCTCTGCAGTTGAAGCGATTGCAAACTCGTGCGAACCGCATCCAGACAGGATCATTCCAGAGGCGTTCGATGAAAGGGTGCATCAGAACGTTTATCACGCCGTTAAAAACTCATCGTGA
- a CDS encoding ABC transporter permease: MFGRLLKKEIKELLSVGTIVFVVIVSVLYGSLGNVFEGTIKEVTKKPKIAIVEHDRGELAKFVVQELSRAAEIVYAGDDLDEAKKTLEEKKASAIFLIPEGFSSDLESFKQTRIEVLWYLRGTGLSDTIPTAAVYSLLENLKTRISAFLLRDEKKTRFLISPFTVVQHTYLRNMFFENRSPDSIVNIFYSQNITIPLLIMILIIMSGSSLISSLALEKENKTLETLLTMPIRREYIVLAKIVGSAIVGLILAGIYMIGFYSYLNSFSQGIQRTVVSFSIIDFALIGLSLLLAILAGLSLCMFFGIMAKDYRSSQFFTFPISILALVPMIANMIKDFSNLPGVLKVIIFTIPFSHPIMAPKMVLYGDYGLIVWGLVYLIGFSLAMMWLAFRTFNSDYAILGWQGKRSR; encoded by the coding sequence GTGTTTGGTAGACTCTTAAAGAAAGAAATAAAAGAACTTCTCAGTGTGGGGACCATCGTTTTCGTTGTGATCGTTTCAGTTCTTTACGGCTCGCTGGGTAACGTGTTCGAAGGTACGATCAAGGAAGTGACCAAAAAACCTAAGATAGCAATTGTAGAACATGACAGGGGTGAGCTTGCAAAATTTGTGGTTCAGGAACTGAGCAGAGCAGCAGAGATCGTTTACGCTGGAGACGATCTGGATGAGGCGAAAAAGACTCTCGAAGAAAAGAAAGCTTCGGCGATTTTCTTGATACCGGAAGGATTTTCAAGTGATCTGGAAAGTTTCAAACAAACACGAATAGAGGTACTGTGGTATTTGAGAGGGACCGGTCTTTCCGATACGATCCCAACTGCGGCGGTTTACTCACTCCTTGAGAATCTGAAAACCAGGATCTCAGCGTTCCTTTTGAGGGATGAGAAAAAAACACGATTCCTGATTAGCCCGTTCACCGTCGTTCAGCATACGTACTTGAGAAACATGTTCTTTGAGAATCGCTCTCCAGACTCGATCGTGAACATCTTTTATTCTCAGAACATCACGATTCCACTCCTGATCATGATACTCATCATCATGTCCGGTTCATCCCTCATCTCTTCGCTCGCTCTGGAAAAAGAAAACAAAACGCTCGAAACACTCCTCACCATGCCCATAAGAAGAGAGTATATCGTTCTCGCCAAAATCGTCGGTAGTGCCATTGTGGGATTGATTCTTGCAGGAATATACATGATCGGTTTCTACAGCTATCTGAACTCCTTCTCACAGGGGATTCAGAGGACTGTGGTAAGCTTCAGCATCATCGATTTTGCTCTGATTGGTTTGAGCCTGCTTCTTGCCATACTGGCCGGGCTTTCACTGTGCATGTTCTTTGGAATCATGGCAAAAGACTACAGGAGCAGTCAGTTCTTTACTTTTCCCATTTCGATTCTTGCCCTTGTTCCCATGATAGCGAACATGATCAAAGATTTCTCTAACCTTCCGGGTGTTCTGAAGGTGATCATCTTCACCATTCCCTTTTCCCATCCCATTATGGCACCGAAGATGGTGCTGTACGGGGACTACGGATTGATCGTATGGGGACTCGTGTACCTGATAGGGTTCTCTCTCGCGATGATGTGGCTTGCCTTCAGAACGTTCAACTCGGATTACGCAATCTTGGGATGGCAGGGGAAACGCTCACGATGA
- a CDS encoding ABC transporter ATP-binding protein has protein sequence MGVVVVKDLRRNIGKKEILKGISFEIEEREIFGLIGPNGAGKTTTLRILSTLIKPTSGRVSIFGKDVIKEPHEVRKLISYLPEEAGAYKNMRGIEYLRFVAGFYAKNSREMNAMIEKAVEISGLEDRVKDKISTYSKGMVRKLLIARALMVNPRLAILDEPTSGLDVLNAREVRKILKLAVQEGLTILLSSHNMLEVEFLCDRIALIHNGKIVETGTVEELKERYKAQNVEEVFEEVVRCLVDS, from the coding sequence ATGGGGGTAGTTGTCGTAAAAGATCTCAGAAGAAACATAGGCAAAAAAGAAATTCTGAAAGGTATTTCCTTTGAGATCGAAGAAAGAGAGATCTTCGGACTCATAGGACCGAACGGAGCTGGAAAGACCACCACCCTCAGGATCCTCTCCACCCTCATAAAACCCACCTCGGGAAGAGTCTCTATCTTTGGAAAAGACGTGATCAAAGAGCCCCATGAAGTCAGAAAGTTGATCAGTTACCTTCCCGAAGAAGCAGGTGCCTACAAGAATATGAGAGGAATTGAATACTTGAGGTTCGTAGCAGGCTTTTACGCGAAAAACTCTAGAGAGATGAACGCTATGATCGAGAAAGCGGTTGAGATCTCAGGATTAGAAGACAGGGTGAAAGATAAGATCTCCACCTACAGCAAAGGAATGGTCAGGAAACTCCTCATAGCAAGAGCGTTGATGGTGAATCCACGTCTAGCCATACTGGATGAGCCCACCTCTGGACTCGACGTGCTGAACGCGAGAGAAGTTAGAAAGATCTTGAAACTGGCGGTTCAAGAAGGACTTACCATCCTTCTTTCTTCACACAACATGCTTGAGGTAGAGTTTCTCTGCGATCGAATAGCGTTGATCCACAACGGAAAGATCGTGGAGACGGGAACTGTTGAAGAACTCAAGGAAAGGTACAAAGCACAGAATGTGGAAGAGGTCTTCGAGGAGGTGGTCAGGTGTTTGGTAGACTCTTAA
- the thrB gene encoding homoserine kinase, whose protein sequence is MKIMVPATTTNLGAGFDVFGLALDLFNEVFFSFDTDKTFIESTGKYAPDLESYDLFFEVFEFFEKKTGYRVPPVKIRQVCNIPVSSGLGSSAAVIVSALYIANVGTKANLSQRDLMKLAVELEGHPDNVVPAFVGGLVVCYQDGDVFDFERFELDFELTFLVPNFSLCTNNMRRVLPKEVSFEDAVFNIKNSCQFLAKIASGKLDDAFKYVEDRLHQSYRINQYEEMKEFVRAVVSKKPSYWFVSGSGPSICTDVKDVEGIPYLRDVLRLKVNNRGLIISK, encoded by the coding sequence ATGAAAATAATGGTTCCTGCCACAACAACGAATCTGGGAGCAGGATTCGATGTCTTTGGTCTCGCTCTTGATCTTTTCAACGAGGTATTTTTTTCTTTTGACACCGACAAAACTTTTATCGAAAGCACTGGAAAGTACGCCCCGGATCTCGAAAGCTACGATTTGTTCTTTGAAGTCTTCGAGTTTTTTGAGAAGAAAACGGGTTACAGAGTGCCCCCTGTCAAAATAAGGCAGGTTTGCAACATACCGGTTTCCAGTGGTCTTGGTTCCAGTGCTGCCGTGATCGTCTCCGCACTTTACATAGCAAACGTGGGAACGAAAGCGAACCTCTCGCAGCGGGATCTCATGAAACTCGCCGTAGAGCTCGAAGGACACCCAGACAACGTTGTACCAGCTTTCGTGGGAGGACTCGTTGTCTGCTATCAGGATGGAGACGTCTTCGATTTCGAAAGGTTCGAGTTGGACTTTGAACTCACCTTCCTTGTACCCAATTTTTCACTCTGTACAAACAACATGAGGAGAGTTCTTCCTAAAGAGGTTTCATTCGAAGATGCTGTCTTCAACATCAAAAATTCCTGCCAATTCCTAGCGAAGATCGCCTCCGGTAAACTGGACGATGCCTTCAAGTACGTGGAAGATCGCCTTCACCAGTCGTACAGGATAAACCAGTACGAAGAGATGAAAGAGTTCGTGAGGGCAGTTGTTTCGAAAAAACCGAGTTACTGGTTCGTGAGTGGATCCGGTCCCTCCATCTGTACGGATGTGAAAGATGTCGAAGGTATACCCTACCTGAGGGATGTACTGAGGTTAAAGGTAAACAACAGAGGTTTGATAATATCGAAATAG
- the thrC gene encoding threonine synthase: MGVLEKYKKFLPVTDKTPMISLNEGNTPLIPLVNMSRELGIKVYVKYEGANPTGSFKDRGMVVAVAKALEEGAKAIMCASTGNTSASAAAYAARTGIKAIVLIPEGKIALGKLAQAMIYGAVVLQVKGNFDKCLELVKEVTSKYPITLVNSINPYRLEGQKTAAFEIVDDLGDAPDYHFIPVGNAGNISAYWMGYKEYYQHGLSSKLPKMMGFQAEGAAPIVRGHPIENPETIATAIRIGNPANWEKAVQARDESGGDIGMVSDDEILKAQRLLAQKEGIFCEPASAASIAGLLKKHEQGLFKGGETVVCTLTGNGLKDPNVVISQLEPPRTIEGKIDEILEVLDL; this comes from the coding sequence TTGGGTGTGCTCGAAAAGTACAAGAAATTCCTCCCGGTGACTGATAAAACCCCTATGATCTCACTGAACGAGGGGAACACTCCTCTCATTCCCCTTGTGAACATGAGCAGGGAACTCGGAATAAAAGTCTACGTGAAGTATGAAGGAGCGAATCCAACGGGATCTTTCAAAGACAGAGGAATGGTCGTTGCGGTGGCCAAAGCTCTGGAAGAAGGAGCTAAAGCTATCATGTGTGCTTCAACGGGCAACACCTCTGCTTCAGCTGCCGCCTACGCCGCAAGAACAGGGATAAAGGCGATCGTTCTGATACCGGAGGGAAAGATCGCCTTAGGAAAACTTGCCCAGGCAATGATATACGGTGCCGTCGTACTGCAGGTGAAAGGCAACTTCGACAAGTGTCTGGAGCTGGTGAAGGAGGTTACCTCCAAGTACCCCATCACACTTGTGAACAGTATCAACCCTTACAGACTCGAAGGACAGAAGACGGCTGCTTTCGAGATCGTTGATGATCTCGGCGACGCACCAGACTATCATTTCATTCCCGTGGGGAACGCGGGAAACATCTCCGCTTACTGGATGGGTTACAAGGAGTACTATCAACACGGCCTCTCCTCGAAACTTCCGAAGATGATGGGATTCCAGGCAGAAGGAGCAGCTCCAATAGTCCGGGGGCATCCTATTGAAAACCCGGAGACGATCGCCACCGCCATAAGGATAGGAAATCCCGCCAACTGGGAAAAGGCAGTTCAGGCTCGCGATGAATCAGGTGGAGATATCGGCATGGTGAGCGACGATGAAATACTGAAGGCACAGAGACTTCTGGCTCAAAAGGAAGGTATCTTCTGTGAACCCGCATCTGCCGCGTCGATAGCAGGGCTTCTGAAGAAGCACGAACAGGGTCTCTTCAAAGGTGGAGAAACTGTGGTGTGTACCCTTACCGGAAATGGGCTCAAAGATCCGAACGTTGTTATCTCACAGCTGGAGCCTCCAAGGACAATAGAAGGGAAGATAGATGAGATCCTGGAGGTACTGGATCTATGA